One Paenibacillus crassostreae DNA segment encodes these proteins:
- the deoD gene encoding purine-nucleoside phosphorylase: MSTHIGAQPGEIAETILLPGDPLRAMFIAENYLEDVSCYNEVRGMLGFTGTYKGQRISVQGTGMGIPSTSIYVNELISEFGVKNLMRVGTCGSMQEHVHVRDVILAQASCTDSSVNHHNFGGYDFSPIANFNLLKTAYDLGVAKGLKLHVGNVFSSDIFYRDDTSVVQKFMKYGVLGVEMETTALYTLAAKYGVNALTILTVSDHLLTGEETSSEERQTTFNEMMEVALDTAITL, encoded by the coding sequence ATGAGCACACATATTGGAGCACAACCGGGCGAAATTGCCGAAACGATTCTATTACCAGGAGATCCACTACGCGCGATGTTTATCGCCGAGAATTATTTGGAGGATGTGTCTTGTTATAACGAAGTTAGAGGGATGCTTGGATTCACAGGTACATATAAAGGACAACGAATTTCCGTTCAAGGAACGGGGATGGGAATTCCTTCTACGAGTATCTATGTGAATGAATTAATTAGTGAATTTGGTGTCAAAAACCTGATGCGCGTAGGTACATGTGGAAGTATGCAAGAGCATGTTCACGTGCGTGATGTTATTCTTGCACAAGCATCTTGTACGGATTCAAGTGTTAATCATCACAATTTCGGAGGATATGACTTCTCTCCAATTGCAAACTTTAATCTTCTGAAAACTGCTTATGATCTAGGGGTTGCCAAAGGACTTAAGCTACATGTTGGTAATGTATTTAGTTCAGACATTTTCTATCGTGATGATACTTCAGTTGTACAGAAATTCATGAAATACGGCGTTCTAGGTGTGGAGATGGAAACTACGGCTCTATATACACTTGCAGCGAAGTACGGAGTGAATGCCTTGACTATTTTAACAGTAAGTGATCATTTGTTGACCGGGGAAGAGACAAGCTCTGAAGAGCGTCAGACGACATTCAATGAAATGATGGAAGTGGCTTTAGATACAGCGATTACGCTGTAA